The Nitrospira sp. sequence GTCAAGGAATTGCCCTTCTTTTGGTATCCATTCAAGAGTTTTATTGGGGGCTTCTTAGGGGCGATGCTTGTTCCGGTGATCTTCGCGACGATCTTCGGGTTTCTCGCATTTCGCAGCAGAATTAAGGGAGTCTATTTTGCCATTATCACGCAGGCGTTGGCCTTTGCAGCCTGGCTGGTTTTCAATCGGAATGAGACAAGGCTTGGCGGAACCAACGGATTGACCGACTTCAAACAATTACTCGGCTTCCGGCTTTCTGATCCGTCGACGCAGCGCGGACTTTATATCCTGACAGTCGTGGCCCTTGCCGCCTCCTACCTGTTTTGCCGCTGGATCGTCGCGTCACGGGCGGGAAAAGTACTGATCGCGATACGAGACAGCGAATCGCGAGTTACGTTTTCTGGGTATACCCCGTGGGTTTACAAGCTCTTCGTATTTGTCGTGGCGGCTGGGCTGGCAGGATTAGCGGGGATGCTGTATGTGCCGCAGGTCGGCATCATTACACCGGCACAAATCGGAGTGTTGCCGTCCCTTGAAGTGGTCATTTGGGTGGCGGTCGGCGGGCGCGGTACGTTGGTTGGCGCCATCTTGGGAGCCGTGGCCGTCAACTATGGCCGCAGCGTGTTGACGAACTATTTCCCGGAAGCATGGCCGTTCATTCTGGGCGGACTTTTTGTGGTCGTGGTCACGTTGTTCCCGGACGGACTTATCGGCATCATTCGAAAATTGACCACTCGAAAGAATTCGCACTCGCCTTTGATCAAGGCTGAAGGGAGTACCGCAGCGTGACGGACGGCGACTTAATTCTCAACTGCGAAAATGTGATTGTCGACTACGATGGGTTCAAGGCCCTGAACAATTGTAACTTCAGCGTTCACTACAATGAACTCCGCGTGGTGATCGGTCCGAACGGCGCCGGCAAGACCACATTGCTCGATGTGATTTGCGGCAAGACCAAGCCGGCGTCCGGCAAGGTCATTTTCGGCAAGGACAATAATTTGGTCGGCAAGAATGCGGAGGACATCACAAAGCTCGGAGTGGGGCGTAAGTTCCAAGCTCCTTCGGTCTATGGCAACCTCTCGGTCTGGCAGAACTTGGATCTTTCAGTGAAACGGGCGAGCAAAGGAGTCTTCCCGACGTTGGTCGGGCGGTCGTCGCCGGCGGAACGAGAGCAGATCAGCGAAGTGTTGCAGACCATAGGATTGACGGAGCACGCCCATGCGCGCGCCGGATCCTTGTCACACGGCCAGAAGCAGTGGCTAGAAATCGGTATGGTGATCTTGCAGGATCCTTCGCTTCTGTTAGTCGACGAACCGGTTGCCGGCATGAGCGATAAGGAGACGGAACAGACCGGTCGATTATTGATGACCCTTTCTGAAAAACACGCGATCGTCGTGATTGAACATGACATGGACTTTGTCCGTCAAATCGCGCGCATTGTCACCGTCTTGGCGGAGGGGACCGTCATTTGTGAAGGAACGGTCGAAAAAGTTCAGGCTGATGATCATGTCCGGGAAATCTACCTCGGTCGCGCGAAGGTCGCGCATTAAGTAAGGAAAAGAAAGACATTTGGCTATGGCACAAGAAGCGAATCGTGTAACGCTGGTACTTGAGAACATCAATGCGTACTATGGCGAGAGCCATATTCTTCGAAACGTTTCCTTTACGATTGAGGCGGGAGAAGTGGTTTGTCTGATGGGTAGAAACGGCATGGGAAAGACGACCACATTGAAGACGTTGACGGGTTTGCTTCCCGCCCGCTCAGGGAAAATTACATTTGATGGTTCGGATATCACGCATGATCGTACAGATATCAGAGCGAGAAAGGGACTAGCGTATGTGCCGCAAGGGCGAGAAATCATTCCCCACCTGACGGTGCATCAAAACCTCCTTCTTGGGTACTGGAACCGGCCATCCATCAGTGGTGATGTCTCCGAGAAAGAAGCCTTCGAAGAGGTCTATCATCTCTTTCCGAAGTTGACACAGATCCTCCACCGGCCCGGTGGTGTGCTCAGTGGAGGCGAGCAACAACAACTCGCGATTGGGCGGGCCATTTTATCGAGCCCCAAGCTCTTGTTGCTAGACGAGCCGACCGAAGGGATTCAGCCGTCGATCGTCGACCAGATCGAGGATGTCATCATAGGGTTCAAGAATTCGCGACGCTTCGCGATTCTGTTGGTCGAACAGGGGCTCCACTTCGCGGCCAGACTTGCGGAGAAGTATGTCGTCATGGCCAAGGGGGCGGTGAAGGCGCAGGGCAAGAGCACAGAGTTGAATGCGGACATGGTGAGACAACACTTGACTGTTTGATGAATCTGCGCAGCGGTTCTCTCTGTTGGTTCCCGAACGCTTATTCAATCTACTCTCCTCTACAGCTCGTTCAGTGGAGAACGAGCTCTTGTCCTCAAGAAATTGACGGATCTTCAGCCGCACGTTCTTTTTCGAAGCAATACGGAGGATGTTGTCAGCGACGAGTTGACAGATGGCGAAAGTCCAAACTAACATCGTTCTCCCGCAACAAATCTTTTGAACAGATTCGTAGAAATGAGCCGACGTCTGCACGCATCGCATTATCGATCGAACGACACATCGAGCAACAGGTCAGCCTAAGAGGAGGACTTATGCGTTTGACCCCAAGAGAGCAGGAAAAACTGTTGATCTACACCGCCGGTCAGCTTGCAGCGGATCGCAAGAAGCGGGGCCTCAAACTCAATCATCCTGAAACCATTGCCTATCTGACTGCCGCGATTCTTGAAGGTATTCGCGACGGCAAATCAGTGGCGGATCTTATGACGTATGGAACCACGCTTCTTTCGCGCAAGGACGTTATGCCGGGCGTGCCGGAAATGATTCACGATTTCCAGGTCGAAGGAACGTTTCCTGACGGCACGAAACTGGTGACCGTCCATGATCCGATCCGCTAGATCTGTCGAGATGCAACCATTCATCTCATGTTCGTGTAGGAGGGAAGCACATGGTAAAGAAGAAGAAACGAACTCTGCCCAAAGCGCATAAGTCGTCTCAGAAAAAAGAAGCTTCTTTGGCTAGTGCGATCAAAGCGGAGTTGTCCAGGCCAGTCATCCCCGGCCAAATTCACTTCGGGTCTGGAGACATTGAGGCGAACGTGGGTCGGCCGACGAAGGAGTTGATGGTCGCGAATCTGGCCGACCGCCCTATTCAGGTTGGTTCTCACTGCCATTTTTTCGAAGCGAATCGTGCGTTGAGGTTTGACCGGGAACAAGCGTTTGGATTTCGATTGAATATTCCAGCGGGCACGGCGGTCCGGTTCGAGCCGGGGGAAGAAAAACGGGTGACCGTTGTGGCGTTGGCGGGGAAACGACTGGCCCATGGAATCAATGCATTAACCAATGGATCACTCGATGACCCGCAAGTCAAAGCGAAGGCTGTGGGAAGGGCAGCTGAGCTGGGGTTCTCAGGCAAAGGAGGGGCACGGTGAAAATTCCACGCAAACAATATGCGGATCTCTTCGGCCCCACCGTGGGTGATCGAGTCCGGCTTGCCGATACCGAGTTGCTGATCGAAATCGAGAAGGACTTTACTTCGTATGGCGATGAGGCCGTGTTCGGCGGCGGCAAGGTCATTCGGGATGGGATGGGACAATCAACCCGAG is a genomic window containing:
- the urtC gene encoding urea ABC transporter permease subunit UrtC encodes the protein MPEQTVPQQDSRETLAFYAAGFIFLVVLPLLNVLPAEDSWLHLSDFRLNQFGKFLAFAILALGLDLIWGYCGVLSLGQGVFFGFGAYCMGMYLALGIGKESVYGSELPDFMVWTQVKELPFFWYPFKSFIGGFLGAMLVPVIFATIFGFLAFRSRIKGVYFAIITQALAFAAWLVFNRNETRLGGTNGLTDFKQLLGFRLSDPSTQRGLYILTVVALAASYLFCRWIVASRAGKVLIAIRDSESRVTFSGYTPWVYKLFVFVVAAGLAGLAGMLYVPQVGIITPAQIGVLPSLEVVIWVAVGGRGTLVGAILGAVAVNYGRSVLTNYFPEAWPFILGGLFVVVVTLFPDGLIGIIRKLTTRKNSHSPLIKAEGSTAA
- the urtD gene encoding urea ABC transporter ATP-binding protein UrtD, with the protein product MTDGDLILNCENVIVDYDGFKALNNCNFSVHYNELRVVIGPNGAGKTTLLDVICGKTKPASGKVIFGKDNNLVGKNAEDITKLGVGRKFQAPSVYGNLSVWQNLDLSVKRASKGVFPTLVGRSSPAEREQISEVLQTIGLTEHAHARAGSLSHGQKQWLEIGMVILQDPSLLLVDEPVAGMSDKETEQTGRLLMTLSEKHAIVVIEHDMDFVRQIARIVTVLAEGTVICEGTVEKVQADDHVREIYLGRAKVAH
- the urtE gene encoding urea ABC transporter ATP-binding subunit UrtE; the protein is MAQEANRVTLVLENINAYYGESHILRNVSFTIEAGEVVCLMGRNGMGKTTTLKTLTGLLPARSGKITFDGSDITHDRTDIRARKGLAYVPQGREIIPHLTVHQNLLLGYWNRPSISGDVSEKEAFEEVYHLFPKLTQILHRPGGVLSGGEQQQLAIGRAILSSPKLLLLDEPTEGIQPSIVDQIEDVIIGFKNSRRFAILLVEQGLHFAARLAEKYVVMAKGAVKAQGKSTELNADMVRQHLTV
- the ureA gene encoding urease subunit gamma, whose translation is MRLTPREQEKLLIYTAGQLAADRKKRGLKLNHPETIAYLTAAILEGIRDGKSVADLMTYGTTLLSRKDVMPGVPEMIHDFQVEGTFPDGTKLVTVHDPIR
- a CDS encoding urease subunit beta, whose protein sequence is MVKKKKRTLPKAHKSSQKKEASLASAIKAELSRPVIPGQIHFGSGDIEANVGRPTKELMVANLADRPIQVGSHCHFFEANRALRFDREQAFGFRLNIPAGTAVRFEPGEEKRVTVVALAGKRLAHGINALTNGSLDDPQVKAKAVGRAAELGFSGKGGAR